The genomic segment CACAGCGAACCATGTTTCCATCTCACCCTATCATTTGAATTCTCTTCAATCAGACTCTCACCCCAACTAACTTCATGTCCTCTTTCACTCCATCCATAAATCTCCTCTTTGGTCTGATTTACATATTAACAATATGAATGATGTCGTAGATAAGTCCAACagatttttcaaaaatgttgggCCAaatcaagcagaaaaaaattccGATTCTGATACAGCAGCAATTTTAACCAATTGAAAGAAACGATCGATTAATCAATTATTCTTGATACCTTCCACATTAGATCAATATAATTTGGGAAGCATTGTTTATTTTCATGAATGGAAGTTATAAGAAACTTAGAAGAAAGTTCAGTCTATAAAAATGTATTGAACGCAGCAAATAATTTATTAAAATTACCCTCATGAGATTAAAGCGGTTCAAATCAGGTACACCAACAACAATATTTATggaatatttatttatagtaCAACAATTGAACACAACCACTTCTTCCACTCAGTCAGGCGTTCACTATTTCCATGACGTCCACCGGAAGCGGAGTTCCTAAACGCAACATGTAACTAAACAGATGCCACCTTGGATCAGCAACCAGTTCATACTAGGACGCTTAGGGCGCTAGCCTGAGTGGAGGAGACAATTTTTGTGTCAGACgtcgagaagaaaaaaatatttaaaaaaacgcaAAAAAGACGGCCCGTACTGTGCATCAACAACCAAGTCATTATTCAAAAGAAAAACCAACAATCATCTCACATAGGCGGTAAGTAAACTTAATGAGCGCAAGCTAGCCTTGCTTGTTgtttggtgtatttttttttttttttacgttggtTTAACCGTTTACACTTAAATTATTgtgaagttaaagttaactataaTACATCGTCCTCGTTGACACAGTGTTAGTATATATTCAGAGATTTTTGGAATAGTCTTGCTTAGTTCTTTTCGTATTTCAAGCTAGAAAGAGAGGAagcgttattttatttatatttcacgAGTGCATGCATATTCATTTTGTCAGATTTATTTGTAAGTTCTAAAGGTGAGACGCTAAAGCTTTTCTGTTCACTTCGGCACTAGCTAAAATCACGAGAAGCCGCTCCACGCAATACTGTTGGCTAACCCCCGTTAGCGTACTAGCTACCAGGGACAAAAAGTTGTGTCAGAATACGTGTAAGCTACATGTTCTGGGCCTTGCACGATAAGCTATGTCTATATTTGCATGTCTGTTGCGCTGTGTACATCTATAAGAGACTTCCTCTCGGAAAAAGTAACTGTTGGTGACAGGCATTAGCGTGCTAGCATGACTCAGTGGATTTGCTCAAGTGACACCATTGTGGCCTGATCGGCCGACTACCTGTGATTGCAAACGTGTTAAATTTTTACCTCTAACCAAGGTAAGCAGGTAGACAACCTACTTGTGTTCTTGATTAGTGTTAGCATGCTGAGTTGTCAACGTTTTCACATTACAAGTACATTTTGTGGGATGGTGGCCTTTGTCTCGATGTTTTGAGCATTTTGCTGTTGATGTGTTATTCTCActtctgtttttcttgtgtacatTGTGTTTCTCCGCAGGgatataatttttttgggcGCATTATGGTTTACTGACGATTTCCGTCCGTTCAGTGATGCTAACTGAATCACACAATAGTGTGGGGTGCTTGTGATTGCAGGTCACATGAGTAGAGCTGTAAATGCATGTTTATAATTGTACATGTGCATACAGACTTCATTCCCTAAAATAGTCGCTCCTTACTTAACTCGCATATGAACTAAATGGACATCGCAGCAAAAATAGATTCTTTTCCCCATTCCATTTCTTCACACTGATATTGACTGAGAAGCCTCGGTCCTCAGTCTGTGCTTTAATTCATCCCGAAGGTTGGTCAGGACTCTGTCGAGGACACTCAGGTTCATCCTAGCCAAACTCTCCCATTCATAAATGGACCTTGCTTTGTGCACTGCTGCGCAGTCATGTTTGAACTGAAACGGGTCATTCCTTAACTGCTCCCAGGAAGTGTGACacatgcaattgtccaaattatCTTGCTATGCTGAAGCATTTAGAGTGTATCACTGGAAGTAAGGAGCCATTTTGGACAATTCCAGACTCCTAAACATTGTGGAGAGACTTTACAGAAGAGTTTAATCTGTTTCAGCTGCAAAGGGTGCACTGACGTCATAGTAAAACCCTATGGCTTAACTTTATGAAAGTCAAGGTAGGTGAGTGAAGACTTTTGGTATTCCACTCAAGAAAATTGCTGAATGATGacttaagtgaaaaaaatttaCACACCTCACAGGACTGTCGGTCAGACTAATCTGTTAGACATCTGATaatagttttttgttttacgTTTGAAGAAGGCACCAACTGCTCACATTTGGTTAACCTGATGCTGTATTTTACTAGAAAACCAATTCTTATTTCCAGTTTTGCAAACATTAATTAACAGTAATCGTGAAGCTTTGTCAGCGTAATTCCTTAGACCTGTCAAtttaatttccattttaaatactattttaaatACTATAAACACATACAATGCTTCAAGATCCATTTTTGTTTGTCTTCAGGTTAGTTTACCAGACATCGCTATGGCCCAGGAGACCAATCAGAGCCCAGCTCCGATGCTCTGTGCTAACGGCTGTGGTTTCTATGGCAACCCTAGGACTAATGGCATGTGCTCTGTTTGCCACAAGGAGCACCTGTCACGACAGAACAATGGAGGAGTCAGTTCCCTGACTGCTGTGGGTAAGACCTACAGTGTCTTTTTTTAAGGTTCCCACCTGCAAGGATAAAAGCACTTGCGCTCATGGGCATGCTGTCCTCACCTGATATGAACATGTTTTCTTTACTGTCTGTGGCTTGAATTAAAGGTTATCTAAATATCAGGTAAATGCAAACCTCTAAATTGCGAATAGAAAAAGAATGAATAGATGAATGAATATACTTTTGCTCTATATGTTTACTAGGGCTGAGCATGAATTGACAGTGATTTGAATTGGGATTCATTTTAGCCAACGcactgtacattttaaaatgtatgttCAGGCGTATTCCACGGCAAAAATGAATACTTTAAATCTATTACGAGCAGTTCATTTGGATGCACATGGATGCAAGTTGAGAGCTACTACACGTGTTATTTTGTGATTGTTTTGTCATGCATCCTCTCCGGCAGGGAGCAGCGGTGGCCCCACGGTTGAGGCTTCAGCAATCCAGAGGTTAGAGGCCACCTTGAATAATGCTGCAGCAGCGGCCGTGGCTGCAGCAGAGGTTGCAGCTGAGGCGGCAGCTTCAGCCAAGGCTGCTGCAACTGAAACTCTCAGGTAAGATCTTCTGTTGGAAAAGTAAAGagcatttaaaatgtttaagtGGTAATTCCGTCACTTTTCATGTTGCCTTAGATAAATGTGAAACATGAAATATGGTTTGATGATGATCATCGTCTACCTAATCTCAACATGTTTCTATATTGCAGTGAGATGTCAACACCAGTTTctataacaaaaaaaatggctgagATGAATTTCTCGTCAGAGGACAAAGGAGCGTCGGGAAGCAAAGCAGAACTTGCAGACTCTAGTGGGTGTcaaattttaattgtttttcccatggtttaaaaaagaaaaaaagaaaatagtttCCAAAACATAACTGCTTGTGAAAAATTGTGGGTAGTTTTAATTGGCAAAAAGACTGACAAGATTGAATAATGATCTTTCATTGATGCTTCTTCTTTCACATGAATTGGGTATTTTTTCGTCTTAGACAGTAGTACCTTCAGCGTTGACAAATCCTCTAAGCTAACTTTTGAGCTGTTTTGACTTGGTCAGAAACAGGCTGAATTATAATGATAAACAAAATAAGCTTGCTTTTCAAGAAAAGATGACCTGCTCAAAACGCATTTTTGTCTTGTCATACATTATTTTTCAATGGATTACATTCCTTTTAGAGACATCTTAAGCAGCGGGTCccctctgatttttttttctttctgaagtcaAACGTTTTCATTGCTTGTTTGTAGTGGGGAGTCAGACGACAGTGACAACAGTTCATCCTTCCACTGCTGGCAGTGAAGACTCCCAAGACCCAGAGCCACCCAAACCCAAGAAGAACCGTTGTTTTATGTGCCGCAAAAAGGTTGGCCTTACAGGTGAGTTGATAGAAAAACCTGTTTTCCAATCCTACAGCAGGTAGAAGAAACTGTATTTTCTCATTTATCACATTtctcatctttattttttttgactgatttttttttttttcttcaacattTGGGTTGATCTTGATCCCAAATTGATCCAAAATTGTGAAAATGGCGCAggcggcaattttttttttttttttgtggctgaaTTGAATCAGCTGACCTCCATatctagtaccgtattttccggtctttaagtcgcagttttttgaatagtttgggtgggggtgcgacttatactcaggagtgacttatgcgtgaaattattaacgcattatatcatttcacatgttattttcacactaaaccgcaagaaggcgctctaggcctgtggaataattggaactgcaactgatgagTCTGACATAagccacgtagaagaggaagtgcAGCATCTTCTACCTCCGGAGatagcggagttgtttaaatatgacacagaggatgaagatttcattggatttagtgatttggagtgacacggatgagtCTGACATAagccacgtagaagaggaagtgcAGCATCTTCTACCTCCGGAGatagcggagttgtttaaatatgacacagaggatgaagatttcattggatttagtgatttggagtgacacggatggttcgataaacttgtaaGCATGTTATTAATGCTATAGTTAttggaataactcttaatatgttacgtcaggcacattCTCAGTTTGTTGTTTGTGTCATGTAATGTTAgtacaattattcagcctgttgttgcctctattccatttttattttaagttgcctttcaagatgacgtccgttcttggtgttggattttatcaaataaatttccccccaaaatgcgacttataccctggtgcgacttatatatatatatatatatatatatatatatatatatatatatatatatatatatatatatatatatatatatatatatatatatatatttatcttctttattatgcattttatggctgatgcgacttgtactccggcacgatttatagtccggaaaatacggtagtgccTGGCAGATTAGTCCAAATGTGATGTGACATGCCGTGATttctttaaaatgaaaaaagtacTGAAGTGGTGGGAAAATTACTTCAATGGGCTCAAATTATTTGTATCCCATCTACTGTGTCACCCATTTCCACTGGAATGCCCCATAGATATGTCCCTGTTCCCCCTCTATTTtccttctatcatttctaaatcGTATTCCATCTCCGTTGTAAAATTGTTACATGGATTACACAGCGTTTTACTGGTCTTGCACCTTCCTCTCTCTGTCGTCTCGACAGGCCTCATCTGATCAGTATtatgtacagtatatgtatTCTCAGCATGCTGTATTTCTTCAACAAGCTTAAGCTGTCGTGGGGTTTCAGGTTTTGAGTGCCGTTGTGGGAACCAGTTCTGTGGCTTTCACCGTTACTCAGACCAGCACAACTGTCCGTACGACTACAAAGCGGAAGCTGCGGCCAAGATTCGCAAAGAGAACCCTGTGGTTGTTGCCGACAAGATCCAgagaatatgagaacttttgggaTCGATCGGCTTTACAGAAAATGGACTTGAGCCCAGCCTTCTTTGATGGACCTCAACTGTCACCATCACTACCCATGGATTTCTTTCTGTTGGTTCATATTTCCAGCTGTTGTTCTGTGTgtgattttagtttttttttaagaagttgATTGAGAACAATTAAGAGGACTAACGGGGTCCATGTTGTGGTTTCCATCCGTTTGTGCATTTTCTACACTGCTGATCGTGCGCTGGCCCTGATGGCGGCAGGGGGGAGTGATTTTCTAAATACGTTGAAGGTTTCCCCGACAGCTGTTATGATCCTCAATAGTAGAGAAGATCACATGCTTGGGCTAGACTAGAGGATTATTGCTGTTGGCTAGTGATGCCATCCCAATCATGCTTGCTCTCTGCTGGCATGAGTAGCAAAGTGAATATTAGACTTATCTTTCTTCTCAAATTTGGCCCCTTGTTCAGAATCAAACCCATCAGAAATGGTCAGATAAAGGCATTTTGTGTTTTCAGGTTTTTGTCACTGTCAGTTCTGTGTCAACATCCATGTTGCTAACAAAATGTTACAAAACTAAAATGTTCTTTTGTGGAAAAAGATTTGAATGTTGACAGCTCAGCCCCATGCTCTTTAGGTCCTTTACTAATACGACAATTTTTTTCTCGTCCTCCCCCcttacacacacttttttttcccctaccaGTATCTGTGTTGTCATATGACAAGTAGCCTAAACTTGAATCATTTGTTTTGCCTTTGACAGGGTTTGGTCCCACTACTGGTTTCCATTTTACTTCACTTTTGAATAGTTTCTGCCATTTTAATGTGAGTTTATGTTCACAATGTTGGGAATGTTACATGACTATGATGTTGatcaaaacaaatttttttgtgaGGGAAAATGTGAACAGTTGTTGACTGAGAATATGGGATGAGTAGTGTTTGCGTTTCATAAATCATTTTTGTGGTGAGGAGGGTCTGGCTgcttaatcctttttttttttttatatctgttTTAGTTATGCAAGTTTGTACAAATGTCTTTATTTATATACTGCAGTGTGTGTTATCTTCCAATAATACAGAGTAAGTTGTATGATGTAAATAAAATGTGTCACAGAAATTTCAATGTCACTTTTGGGCCCTTTATTTTCAGTGTGCAACTAAAAGTGAGGAAGTTTTACCTGGTCAAacactgtttatttttttaatttctttttgctactttttttttttgctctctgaCAGTAATTGTTTAGTGccaatatggaccaatatttggAACTATTCGTAATTCCCTACCCTGACTAAGACCCCAGTAACAGCTGAAGAAAATCAGAACTTATTGTAAATACATTTTGAGTTGACTTGCTGTTTACCTGTGACATGCGTAAGTTAACCGATTCTCCACCAGGTGTAGGTGTTACAACATCCAGTTACGCTGATTAAGCAGATGCTCATTAAGTGTCTTTATTACACCAGGTCTGCATGAGAGAGGAAATTGGATCTCTTGCAGAGAACGTCCATGGCCGTGGGTCACGTTTCCACACCGAGCTCTATTACCTCACAATGAAACTGCATATTTGGATGCACTAAGTATCCAAGTCCAAGTGCCCTTTTTCATCAGTGTTTTACACATCGAGACATCGTAAATAACTGCACCATAATGTGTGAATGCAATTGTGTACACgtataaataaaaacagaactAGTTATTTGACCATTGTGCTATTTAACAGGCATAAAGCTACATATCGGCCCGTATTATTATCTCTCGAATTGAAAAATCTTTTtctatctttaaaaaaaaaaaaatcttgttaacTACTGTTTAATATTTTATGTCAAAATTATTCCTGTAAAAAAAGGCTGCTCGTTTTGTTGTTTGAATAAGACACAGGACTACTTGGCCCACACCTTCAATGTAGGAAAAGGCATCCTCGAGTATAAATTTTAGATGTGAAAAATGATCTTGTATTGTTCACTGTGATGTTTCTCTGCCTGTTATACTCTGATTCAGGTTGACTAACTTCATACCCATTGAAGTTTGTCCATTAACCATCAGGCATAAAAGGTGAGGTATTTACTGTTTAGTTTCAAGTCTCTGCATTTAGAAATCTAAACCGTCATTAATTCTTAAAACTGTCTGGCTGTTGCTCGTGTGTTTTTGCGTGTGTGTCAGTGTAGTCTAGGATAAGTGAGAGTCTGTGCAGCACTTAAGATAATGGGCTGTTTTGGTCCTTTAGGCAAATGGGATATAATCATAAGATTTCAATGGTGTCTCACCAATGAATGGTGGTTTACTTTGACTCACACCTATGACTCACACCTTTGTAATAGTACATCTGGGTGGAAATAAAATAatctgaaggggaaaaaaacaattttgcCATTTGCTACGTATGTCACATTGGATGAATATGGAAATACTTGTGTCTTAATCGCACACATCCAGGAACACCTGAGCAGATCACATGCTGCTGTCGTCATAGTGACGGCATTGTGAGATACCCGAGTTGCATATTGGCGCAGCGCCGAGCTGGCGGAGAATTAAACGGCTGCAGGGAGGAAGCCTCTGTAGAGGACACAGACAGCCGTTGGTTTTAATTCATCATGCTGAGAAAAAAGGATTTGTCAACAGATGAAggtgagatggatggatggatggatgaatgtgaACATTTCTGCTCTTAGAATGTCATCTGATGTTATAAACTGTGAAGAACTCCACTTTAACATTCCTTCAACTTGACACAATTTCATGCTGggatttttttctccctttctaGTTAACTCTACCACGGGACTATTTTAAGAGTATTGTTTAAGAGAAAATTGTCACACACTTGTAAAAATATCTCAACAAACTTCATCTCACACATGAAGCTTTTAAAAGGCAATTATGTCAACTAAAGGTTGTCCGTGTTGTATTTATCACACAGTTGAGATTGATATGGAAGATGATGGCAGTGACAGTGATGATGGTAAGTTAGTAACATTTCATGGTCGTAT from the Syngnathus scovelli strain Florida chromosome 13, RoL_Ssco_1.2, whole genome shotgun sequence genome contains:
- the LOC125979793 gene encoding AN1-type zinc finger protein 5, whose translation is MAQETNQSPAPMLCANGCGFYGNPRTNGMCSVCHKEHLSRQNNGGVSSLTAVGSSGGPTVEASAIQRLEATLNNAAAAAVAAAEVAAEAAASAKAAATETLSEMSTPVSITKKMAEMNFSSEDKGASGSKAELADSMGSQTTVTTVHPSTAGSEDSQDPEPPKPKKNRCFMCRKKVGLTGFECRCGNQFCGFHRYSDQHNCPYDYKAEAAAKIRKENPVVVADKIQRI